The Candidatus Brocadiaceae bacterium genome window below encodes:
- a CDS encoding divalent-cation tolerance protein CutA → MVTCSNSAEAETIANALIQERLVACVNMAGRIRSLFHWQGAVSRESETLLLMKTRRGRFDAVCRRVRELHSYQVPEIIALPIIAGSQEYLDWIRESTRVP, encoded by the coding sequence ATGGTCACGTGCAGCAACAGCGCCGAGGCCGAGACGATCGCCAACGCGCTGATCCAGGAGCGCCTGGTGGCCTGCGTCAACATGGCCGGGCGCATCCGGTCCCTGTTCCACTGGCAGGGCGCCGTCTCGCGCGAGTCGGAGACGCTCCTCCTGATGAAGACGCGGCGCGGCCGCTTCGACGCCGTCTGCCGGCGCGTCCGGGAGCTGCACTCCTACCAGGTCCCCGAGATCATCGCCCTCCCCATCATCGCCGGCTCCCAGGAATACCTGGACTGGATCCGCGAATCGACGCGCGTGCCCTGA